Proteins encoded together in one Bifidobacterium sp. ESL0745 window:
- the tgt gene encoding tRNA guanosine(34) transglycosylase Tgt: MNISSISADNTGNQLGDKDKDAASGVNPNAQNHIPGHKDVASEATAYAQTRSGTSVSQLAASDSGLLEHPLGAESGKPGDRSRFYFEQHTRLSDSASGKGRGGARYGRTGVIHTPHGDIHTPAFVPVATQAAMKGVLPETMKTLGAQCLLSNAFHLFERPGEAVIDEAGGLARFENWDGPTFTDSGGFQVLSLGAGFKKTLAMDVTGMKSDDVIAPGRERKAFVDEDGVTFKSPLDGSKHRFSAEISMGIQHKIGADIMFAFDELTTLMNTRGYQERSVERTFRWARRCVAEHQRLTAERVGKPYQALYGVVQGANYEDLRRRAASEIASLDFDGVGIGGAIEKRVIGDTCAWICDEMPESRPRHVLGIAAVDDIFACVENGGDTFDCVAPARCARNGAIYTRDGRYNIKRAANKRDFGPLEEGCDCYTCTHYSRAYVDHLLRAHEINGATLATIHNERFFIRLLDDIRASIDGGYFDEFRDETLARYYAHGSKG; this comes from the coding sequence ATGAATATTTCAAGCATTTCAGCAGACAACACGGGTAACCAGCTTGGGGATAAAGACAAAGACGCTGCGTCCGGAGTCAATCCGAACGCGCAAAACCATATTCCAGGTCATAAAGACGTTGCTTCGGAAGCCACGGCATATGCGCAAACCCGTTCCGGCACTTCAGTTTCGCAACTTGCAGCAAGCGATTCAGGGCTGCTCGAGCACCCGCTTGGGGCCGAATCCGGCAAGCCCGGCGATCGCAGCAGATTCTATTTCGAACAGCACACGCGGCTTTCGGATTCCGCCTCCGGCAAGGGACGTGGCGGCGCCCGTTACGGGCGCACCGGAGTCATTCATACTCCACATGGAGATATTCACACTCCCGCTTTTGTGCCCGTCGCCACGCAGGCGGCGATGAAGGGCGTGCTGCCGGAGACCATGAAAACACTCGGCGCACAATGCCTGCTTTCCAACGCGTTCCACCTCTTCGAGCGTCCGGGCGAAGCCGTGATCGACGAGGCGGGCGGACTTGCGCGCTTCGAGAACTGGGACGGGCCTACGTTCACCGATTCCGGCGGATTCCAGGTACTTTCGCTGGGTGCCGGGTTCAAGAAGACGCTCGCGATGGACGTCACCGGCATGAAATCGGACGACGTCATCGCGCCCGGCCGCGAGCGCAAGGCCTTCGTGGATGAGGATGGCGTCACTTTCAAGTCGCCGCTCGATGGCTCCAAACACCGCTTCTCCGCCGAAATCTCCATGGGTATCCAGCACAAGATCGGTGCTGACATCATGTTTGCCTTCGACGAACTGACCACGCTGATGAACACGCGCGGCTATCAGGAGCGTTCCGTCGAACGCACCTTCCGATGGGCGCGGCGTTGCGTCGCCGAGCACCAACGGCTTACGGCAGAACGGGTCGGCAAGCCATATCAGGCGCTCTATGGCGTGGTGCAGGGCGCAAATTACGAGGATCTGCGACGGCGCGCGGCCTCCGAAATCGCCTCGCTCGATTTTGACGGCGTCGGCATCGGCGGGGCCATCGAGAAGCGGGTCATCGGCGACACCTGCGCGTGGATCTGCGACGAAATGCCGGAATCGCGGCCCCGGCACGTCCTGGGGATCGCGGCCGTCGACGATATCTTCGCCTGCGTCGAAAACGGCGGCGACACCTTCGACTGCGTGGCCCCCGCCCGCTGCGCCCGCAACGGCGCCATCTACACGCGCGACGGCCGATACAACATCAAGCGCGCTGCCAACAAACGCGACTTCGGGCCGCTGGAGGAAGGCTGCGACTGCTATACATGCACGCACTATTCGCGCGCTTACGTCGACCACCTGCTGCGGGCGCACGAAATCAACGGCGCGACGCTGGCCACCATCCACAACGAGCGCTTCTTCATCCGCCTGCTCGACGACATCCGCGCCTCCATCGACGGCGGCTATTTCGACGAGTTCCGCGACGAGACCCTGGCTCGCTACTATGCCCACGGTTCCAAAGGGTGA
- a CDS encoding nitroreductase family protein, whose amino-acid sequence MMGMFTDNRQKGKMDLNEAMTERHSVRMYTDEPVGKSQLDEIAAEVERCNAASGLHFQMAAGLEDAFCGYKTHYGRFSGVHNAIALVTQIDKPYDLHPAKKAHPNTDAPRTSTEPSPALHTTRQPIKSSGNSRANEQAADAPATLKADKTAANTNHDDNSPAQIVDPIPPKEAEIEEKVGYYGEQLALTLVQLGLATSWAVLDDAATGWWELDPGERVVWILAFGHPARAGAKHHSKPLDSLCSLPESLGPDATLADAPDWFQRGIAAASLAPTSLGQQPFKFTLEDAQIASARITPGLFAHVGLGCAKRNFEIGAGTDNFVWAR is encoded by the coding sequence ATGATGGGAATGTTCACCGACAACAGGCAGAAGGGCAAGATGGATCTGAACGAGGCGATGACGGAGCGCCATTCCGTACGTATGTATACCGACGAACCTGTCGGCAAGTCCCAGCTTGACGAAATCGCCGCCGAAGTCGAGCGCTGCAACGCCGCTTCCGGCCTGCATTTCCAGATGGCCGCCGGGCTCGAGGACGCCTTCTGCGGCTACAAAACGCATTACGGTCGCTTTAGCGGCGTGCACAACGCCATCGCTCTTGTCACACAAATCGACAAGCCTTACGATTTGCATCCGGCGAAGAAGGCTCATCCCAACACGGATGCCCCGAGAACTTCCACCGAACCAAGCCCGGCTTTGCATACAACCCGACAACCCATCAAATCATCTGGCAATTCGCGCGCAAACGAGCAAGCCGCCGACGCACCTGCTACTTTGAAAGCCGACAAAACGGCTGCAAACACCAATCACGACGACAATTCGCCCGCACAAATCGTTGATCCGATTCCGCCGAAAGAGGCCGAAATCGAGGAAAAGGTGGGCTATTACGGCGAGCAGCTCGCACTGACACTCGTACAGCTTGGACTGGCGACCTCGTGGGCCGTGCTCGACGACGCCGCGACCGGCTGGTGGGAACTTGACCCCGGCGAGCGCGTGGTGTGGATTCTCGCGTTCGGCCACCCGGCGCGGGCCGGTGCCAAACATCACAGCAAGCCATTGGATTCGTTGTGTTCATTGCCCGAAAGTCTTGGACCGGACGCCACGCTTGCCGATGCCCCAGATTGGTTCCAGCGCGGTATCGCCGCAGCCTCCCTTGCCCCGACATCTCTGGGCCAGCAACCGTTCAAATTCACGCTTGAAGACGCACAAATCGCCAGCGCGCGCATTACGCCCGGCCTGTTCGCCCACGTCGGCCTGGGCTGTGCCAAACGCAATTTCGAAATCGGCGCCGGCACCGACAATTTCGTGTGGGCACGGTGA
- a CDS encoding tyrosine-type recombinase/integrase → MFVDRRGGYMRPQSTAKNNRSWFAKALRDAGLPMIRAHDLRHTAVSIAVSSGADVKVVQRMVGHSYATTTLDTYSDVFDSDLDDVSGNVDKVMDEALRRTKK, encoded by the coding sequence GTGTTTGTCGATAGGCGTGGCGGGTATATGCGTCCGCAGAGCACTGCCAAGAACAACAGAAGCTGGTTCGCCAAGGCATTGAGGGACGCGGGACTTCCGATGATTCGTGCCCATGATCTGCGGCACACGGCGGTAAGCATAGCGGTGAGCTCCGGCGCTGACGTCAAGGTTGTGCAGCGTATGGTGGGGCATTCCTATGCGACGACGACGCTGGATACCTATAGCGATGTCTTTGATTCCGATCTTGACGATGTTTCCGGCAACGTTGACAAGGTGATGGATGAGGCGCTCCGCAGAACGAAAAAATAA
- a CDS encoding sugar O-acetyltransferase: protein MFAEIGPDCHIEVPAHATWGFHHVHMGKGIYCNSNFTAVDDADIFIGDDCMFGPNVVIATAGHPILPILREHRYTYAIPVHIGCNVWIGSGVTILPGVTVGDNTVIGAGAIVNKDLPPNVVAAGVPCKVLRPIGERDKKLYSRNRKLDVTE from the coding sequence ATGTTCGCTGAAATCGGCCCTGATTGCCATATCGAGGTTCCGGCACATGCGACTTGGGGATTCCATCACGTGCATATGGGCAAGGGCATCTATTGCAATAGCAATTTCACTGCTGTCGATGATGCCGATATATTCATCGGCGATGACTGCATGTTCGGCCCCAATGTCGTTATCGCGACGGCGGGCCATCCGATTCTGCCGATTTTGAGAGAGCACCGTTATACGTACGCGATTCCCGTCCACATCGGCTGCAACGTATGGATCGGTTCGGGCGTAACGATTCTTCCCGGTGTCACGGTAGGCGACAATACGGTTATCGGAGCAGGGGCGATTGTCAACAAAGACCTTCCGCCGAACGTTGTCGCCGCTGGCGTTCCCTGCAAGGTATTGCGGCCAATTGGCGAACGGGACAAGAAGCTTTATTCCCGTAATCGAAAACTTGATGTCACGGAGTAA
- a CDS encoding DUF5680 domain-containing protein — MISTSLSSFLVSAKAATYAAEKPVTFEPAFPGSHEFRFAKDNLHYRDIYYGSLHFAGQEIVEDESRAMWSMVYSGGILSNSTNPDNKNRDGNATEIYRFLKLALRKVSSDAPYRGPASFEAGEYRYTNRYIGDISDFSGEETIYAGSLPVYHLHYSGGSLQ, encoded by the coding sequence GTGATTTCAACATCGTTGTCGTCGTTTCTGGTCAGTGCAAAAGCCGCCACATACGCCGCAGAAAAACCGGTTACGTTTGAACCTGCATTCCCCGGATCGCACGAGTTCAGGTTCGCGAAAGACAACCTGCATTACCGCGATATCTACTACGGCAGTTTGCATTTTGCCGGCCAAGAAATCGTAGAGGACGAGTCACGAGCAATGTGGTCGATGGTCTATTCGGGCGGAATACTGAGCAACAGCACTAATCCAGACAATAAAAACAGAGACGGCAACGCGACAGAAATTTACCGGTTCCTGAAACTTGCGCTGCGAAAAGTAAGCTCTGACGCACCTTATCGTGGACCAGCATCATTCGAGGCCGGTGAATATCGTTATACAAACCGGTACATTGGCGATATATCAGATTTCAGCGGCGAGGAAACCATCTACGCCGGCTCATTGCCCGTTTATCATCTGCACTATTCCGGCGGCTCCTTGCAATAG
- a CDS encoding bacterial Ig-like domain-containing protein, with translation MRKINKHVTAVIAAIATLLAVCGGVATASASSGEQSQNDSTQVASELLRDYTPTTAFNNAKVSVINQSDDNASFIGISGQALVLHVKFVLDAGSSLSNGDKLVISIPGDAVDWNNVVFNDSGVASIGTLSKDATSKTVTFTLTKDVTVPGSVDFFINVRFQNVATDNNTITASAVSGGTTTPIDVQNPHYKTLWIDTSGTTSHPNAQAPGCGSYGKAYPDPDNYASTSNNKCYFTPNEPYMALYNVIDPGDATKPDLGRSYTLSVQGPDVSLNLNDFRFKDLHFSNNTLMTASQMQTKYGITAVKNPDGSVTISIPDGISDTWLMPLYKLSTPHIGTAANPAEYQVRWQYKTTTKNVVTNLDDCISEVLVYQIGDTTGFVPNIEASDKTLKKGTAVADRNQWLLDGVTANDVEDGNLTSKVSVSNDGGFDPNTLGAYTITYLVKDADNNAVTKQAKVTVYSDVTVRYTDSAGHDLQNVKDQGGAAIANPTTISGDGKVGQNYQIPQPAIIHADGKVYFFKSMTGAASTAGTFGDAGQATNVALVYGLDQTSVKAKNLNLSAGDSYSAADGLVSATDKDGNALNVSNVTVKDADKVDTTKAGDFTVAYTLTDVEGNPVQAVSKVTVTDKSDLQVKNSALKRNGSWTGKANFVSATDANGTDVPYEDSKVVVTNPIDPAKLGPQTVDYAFTNRAGRKLTTQATVTVYSDVTVHYVDSNGHALTGLKDKSGAAIDNPATLTAGSSPIGKPYTIPSPANVFSADKTYFFTGMTGAISATGTFGDAGQATDVTLSYALDQTSVKAKDVDLTAGKPYDPSLGFVSANDKTGAAVALNGVTVDGANAVDTSKAGTFQVTYSLKNSAGDTVSAVSNVKVTDKSNVTVKDSSIKQGTAWKPEDNFVSATAADGSNVPLSAMTVSGSVDSSKPGKYDVTYSLPALTRGEAEPSHSAVAHVTVVKAVAVTPQPGNGGNGNGSNGDGNGSHGGGNGSNDGSNSGNGGSNSGSNGGSTTSNNNGNGGSTSGNNAGGNGSTNGGNSSNGGSSSTGNGGSASGSNATGQSSAVGNSASSNQGSASSAGKSSLDGASSGLATTGSNVILPLVVLMILLAAGSALTVFVVKKRH, from the coding sequence ATGAGAAAAATCAATAAGCATGTGACGGCTGTGATAGCAGCCATCGCGACTCTACTGGCGGTGTGCGGCGGCGTGGCCACCGCCAGCGCTTCCTCAGGCGAACAGTCACAGAATGATTCGACGCAGGTAGCCTCGGAACTGTTGAGGGACTATACCCCAACTACGGCTTTTAATAATGCGAAAGTTAGCGTTATCAACCAGTCTGACGACAATGCCTCATTCATTGGAATTTCAGGTCAGGCGCTTGTGCTGCATGTCAAGTTCGTACTCGATGCGGGAAGTTCGTTGAGCAATGGTGACAAGCTGGTGATCTCCATTCCCGGAGACGCCGTGGATTGGAACAACGTTGTCTTTAACGATTCCGGTGTCGCATCGATTGGGACTCTTAGCAAGGATGCCACTTCTAAGACCGTTACGTTCACATTGACCAAGGATGTGACGGTTCCGGGCAGTGTTGATTTCTTTATCAATGTGCGTTTCCAAAATGTAGCGACGGACAATAACACCATAACGGCCAGCGCGGTATCCGGTGGGACAACGACGCCTATAGATGTACAAAATCCGCATTATAAGACCTTATGGATTGACACTTCGGGAACGACAAGTCATCCCAATGCTCAGGCTCCAGGCTGTGGAAGTTATGGAAAAGCGTACCCTGATCCAGATAATTACGCATCGACTTCTAATAATAAGTGTTACTTCACCCCAAACGAGCCTTATATGGCTTTGTACAATGTTATCGACCCGGGCGATGCCACCAAACCGGACCTAGGCAGGAGCTATACCCTGAGCGTTCAAGGTCCTGATGTGTCGCTGAATCTGAATGATTTCCGTTTCAAAGACCTTCATTTCAGCAACAACACGCTTATGACTGCCTCCCAGATGCAGACAAAGTACGGCATCACGGCGGTCAAGAATCCTGATGGTAGCGTGACGATTTCGATACCCGATGGCATATCCGACACTTGGCTGATGCCGCTTTACAAGCTGTCGACTCCTCATATCGGCACCGCGGCGAATCCGGCCGAGTATCAAGTCAGATGGCAATACAAAACCACAACCAAAAACGTCGTAACAAATCTTGATGATTGTATTTCAGAGGTTCTGGTCTACCAGATTGGTGATACCACGGGGTTCGTTCCCAATATCGAGGCCAGCGATAAGACGCTGAAAAAGGGAACGGCTGTTGCCGACCGGAATCAGTGGCTTCTTGACGGCGTGACCGCGAATGATGTCGAGGATGGCAACCTGACCAGCAAGGTGAGCGTTAGCAATGACGGCGGCTTCGACCCGAACACACTCGGTGCGTATACCATCACCTACTTAGTGAAGGACGCCGATAACAACGCGGTGACCAAGCAGGCCAAGGTGACGGTCTATTCAGATGTAACTGTTCGCTATACCGATTCTGCGGGGCACGATCTGCAGAATGTAAAGGACCAGGGTGGTGCTGCCATCGCCAACCCGACCACAATCAGCGGCGACGGCAAGGTCGGTCAGAACTATCAGATTCCCCAACCCGCCATCATACATGCCGACGGCAAGGTCTATTTCTTCAAGTCCATGACGGGCGCGGCCTCCACCGCCGGCACGTTTGGTGATGCCGGCCAGGCCACGAATGTGGCTTTGGTCTATGGTCTGGATCAAACGAGCGTCAAGGCCAAGAACCTCAATCTCAGCGCCGGCGACTCCTATAGTGCGGCCGACGGCTTGGTTTCGGCTACGGACAAGGACGGCAATGCCCTTAATGTTTCCAATGTCACGGTGAAGGATGCCGACAAGGTCGATACCACCAAAGCCGGCGATTTTACGGTGGCATATACGCTCACCGACGTTGAAGGCAACCCGGTTCAGGCCGTTTCGAAGGTCACAGTAACCGACAAGTCCGATTTGCAGGTTAAGAACTCTGCGCTGAAGCGTAACGGAAGTTGGACGGGTAAGGCGAACTTCGTTTCCGCCACTGACGCCAACGGCACAGACGTGCCGTACGAGGATTCAAAGGTCGTGGTCACCAACCCGATCGACCCCGCCAAGCTTGGTCCTCAGACGGTGGATTATGCGTTCACAAATCGGGCAGGTCGCAAGTTGACGACCCAAGCCACGGTCACGGTCTATTCGGACGTGACGGTGCATTACGTCGATTCCAATGGCCATGCTCTTACCGGTTTGAAGGACAAGAGCGGCGCAGCCATTGACAACCCGGCCACGCTGACCGCCGGTAGCAGCCCGATTGGCAAGCCGTACACGATACCTTCGCCCGCGAACGTTTTCAGCGCTGACAAGACCTATTTCTTCACGGGTATGACCGGTGCGATTTCCGCGACTGGCACGTTCGGTGATGCCGGCCAGGCGACCGACGTGACATTGAGTTACGCGTTGGATCAGACGAGCGTCAAGGCCAAGGACGTTGATCTGACGGCCGGCAAGCCGTATGATCCGTCGCTTGGGTTCGTTTCGGCCAACGACAAGACTGGTGCCGCGGTGGCGCTCAATGGCGTGACCGTCGACGGGGCCAACGCGGTTGATACCTCCAAGGCTGGTACGTTCCAGGTGACCTACTCGCTGAAGAACTCGGCCGGGGATACCGTTTCAGCGGTGTCCAACGTGAAGGTGACGGACAAGTCGAACGTGACTGTCAAGGACAGCTCGATCAAGCAGGGGACTGCCTGGAAGCCAGAGGACAACTTCGTGTCGGCAACGGCCGCGGATGGGTCAAATGTGCCGCTCTCGGCCATGACCGTTTCCGGTAGCGTGGATTCCTCCAAGCCCGGCAAATACGATGTGACGTACTCTTTGCCTGCGTTGACCCGTGGGGAGGCTGAGCCTTCGCATTCGGCGGTGGCTCATGTCACGGTGGTCAAGGCCGTGGCGGTGACACCGCAGCCGGGCAACGGCGGCAATGGTAACGGGAGCAACGGTGACGGTAATGGAAGCCATGGCGGCGGTAATGGCAGCAACGACGGGTCAAACTCCGGCAATGGTGGTTCGAACTCCGGCAGCAACGGCGGTTCTACCACAAGCAACAATAACGGTAACGGTGGTTCGACTTCGGGTAACAACGCTGGCGGCAACGGCTCGACCAATGGTGGCAACTCCAGCAATGGAGGTTCATCTTCCACTGGTAACGGCGGTTCGGCTTCCGGCAGCAACGCAACGGGTCAGTCCAGCGCCGTAGGCAACAGCGCTTCCAGCAACCAAGGTTCCGCGTCGTCGGCCGGCAAGTCCTCTTTGGACGGTGCTTCCAGTGGCTTGGCTACGACGGGCTCGAACGTGATCTTGCCGCTCGTCGTGCTGATGATATTGCTGGCGGCTGGTTCGGCGCTTACCGTATTCGTCGTCAAAAAGCGCCACTAA
- a CDS encoding bacterial Ig-like domain-containing protein has product MTAAAVGQFAKDSSTHSVTLTFTRDLTGAGSFEFDVNLAFLNKANDTQTATAAAVSKDGTTTSVNVINPHYRAGYITPPSLTGDTRAQAPDTGTLTNKFPVPNNMLYRDTNFPSTTYYAPNEPYMSIFNVIDPAGSTKNDTGRSYTLKASGALGGTASLDVNDFRFFWFKDDSNLMTATDLKNSANITTTKNSDGTVTISVPDGVSDTYLSVVVKVSTPVAGSPASPVKYIVNWKYNSTNNSSATVKDWTAMLTYQNSDSISGFIPYIAANDKTVKRGTVTGDRYQWLRDGVNASDVEDGDVSSKVIVSNDGGFDPNTNGTYTVTYAVKDSANNTVTKQVKVTVYSDVTVHYADSDGNALQGVKNQDGTAIVNPTTLSGDGKVGQNYQIPQPAVVRTSGKTYFFKGMTGATSATGTFGDAGQATDVTLSYNLDKTSVVARDVNLIAGTAYDPSLGFVSASDKAGAAVALNNVTVDGASAVDTSKAGSFQVTYLLKNSAGDTVSAVSNVKVIDNSNVIVKDSSIKQGAAWKPEDNFVSAKAADGTDVPFSKMTVTGSVDSSKPGEYDVTYALPTLTRGETASEPSHSAVAHVTVVKTMAATPQPGNGGNGSNSGNGGSNSGSNNGSNSSTSGNNVGSNGSNNSGNSGNGNSTSSNGGSTSGSNAGGTSTSGASANANSGNGSNNNPADSHNTPVSGNPAAVVPGNNANGQANASSVATKPAAGAASSQDGQSAKSANGLATTGSDVIVPIVVLMVLLAAGSALTVTVVRKRH; this is encoded by the coding sequence ATGACCGCGGCAGCAGTCGGCCAATTTGCCAAGGACAGCAGCACTCATTCGGTTACACTCACGTTTACCCGTGATTTGACAGGAGCCGGTTCGTTTGAATTCGATGTCAACCTTGCATTCCTTAACAAGGCAAACGATACTCAGACGGCTACGGCAGCTGCTGTAAGCAAGGACGGGACGACCACCTCTGTCAATGTGATTAATCCTCATTACCGTGCAGGATACATTACCCCTCCCTCGCTGACTGGAGATACGCGTGCCCAAGCTCCTGACACGGGTACATTGACCAACAAATTCCCCGTACCGAATAACATGCTTTATCGGGATACCAACTTCCCTTCCACCACGTACTATGCTCCGAATGAGCCGTACATGTCGATTTTCAATGTTATTGACCCTGCGGGCAGCACGAAGAACGATACGGGCCGTAGTTACACATTGAAAGCTTCAGGCGCTCTCGGTGGTACCGCATCACTCGACGTTAATGATTTCCGTTTCTTCTGGTTCAAGGATGACTCGAATTTGATGACGGCCACTGATCTGAAGAACTCGGCCAACATCACCACAACGAAGAACTCAGATGGTACCGTTACTATTTCAGTTCCCGATGGCGTTAGCGATACTTATCTGAGTGTCGTGGTCAAGGTTTCGACCCCCGTTGCCGGTTCACCTGCTTCTCCCGTGAAATATATCGTCAACTGGAAATACAACTCCACCAATAACAGTAGTGCCACTGTCAAGGATTGGACAGCGATGCTGACCTACCAGAACTCAGACAGTATTTCTGGATTCATTCCTTATATTGCGGCTAATGACAAAACAGTGAAACGTGGAACCGTCACGGGCGACCGCTATCAGTGGCTTCGTGATGGTGTCAACGCCAGTGATGTAGAGGATGGTGATGTTTCCAGTAAAGTCATCGTCAGCAATGATGGCGGTTTCGATCCGAACACCAACGGAACCTATACTGTCACTTACGCAGTCAAAGATTCTGCCAACAATACCGTGACCAAGCAGGTCAAGGTGACGGTGTATTCGGATGTCACGGTTCACTATGCCGATTCCGATGGCAATGCCCTACAGGGCGTGAAGAATCAGGACGGGACCGCTATCGTCAACCCGACCACGCTCAGCGGTGACGGCAAGGTCGGTCAGAATTACCAGATTCCCCAACCTGCTGTCGTGCGTACCTCGGGCAAGACCTATTTCTTCAAGGGCATGACCGGTGCGACTTCCGCGACTGGTACGTTCGGTGATGCCGGCCAGGCGACCGACGTGACGTTGAGCTACAACCTTGACAAGACCAGCGTGGTGGCAAGGGATGTCAATCTTATCGCCGGAACTGCGTATGATCCGTCGCTCGGGTTCGTTTCGGCCAGCGACAAGGCCGGTGCTGCGGTGGCGTTGAACAATGTCACCGTTGACGGGGCCAGTGCGGTCGACACTTCCAAGGCGGGTTCGTTCCAGGTGACCTACTTGCTCAAGAACTCGGCAGGTGACACGGTTTCGGCGGTGTCCAACGTGAAGGTGATTGATAACTCGAACGTGATCGTCAAGGACAGCTCGATCAAGCAGGGGGCTGCCTGGAAGCCGGAGGACAACTTCGTGTCGGCTAAGGCCGCCGATGGCACCGATGTGCCGTTCTCAAAGATGACGGTCACCGGAAGTGTGGACTCTTCCAAGCCTGGCGAATATGATGTGACCTATGCTTTGCCCACGCTGACTCGCGGCGAGACGGCATCCGAGCCTTCACATTCGGCGGTGGCTCATGTCACTGTGGTCAAGACCATGGCGGCAACGCCTCAGCCTGGCAACGGAGGCAACGGCAGCAACAGCGGCAATGGTGGTTCGAATTCTGGCAGCAATAACGGTAGCAACAGCTCGACTTCGGGCAACAACGTTGGCAGCAATGGCTCGAACAACAGTGGCAACTCCGGTAATGGCAACTCGACATCCAGCAACGGCGGCTCAACTTCCGGCAGCAATGCTGGCGGCACCTCAACGTCTGGCGCGTCTGCGAACGCAAATTCCGGCAATGGCTCGAACAACAACCCGGCGGATTCCCACAACACTCCAGTAAGTGGCAATCCCGCGGCTGTTGTTCCTGGCAACAATGCGAATGGCCAGGCCAACGCCTCTTCAGTAGCAACCAAGCCGGCTGCGGGTGCCGCTTCCAGTCAAGATGGCCAATCTGCAAAGTCAGCCAACGGTTTAGCGACGACGGGTTCGGATGTGATCGTGCCGATTGTCGTGCTGATGGTGTTGCTGGCGGCCGGTTCGGCGCTTACCGTGACCGTGGTCAGGAAGCGTCATTGA
- a CDS encoding alpha/beta fold hydrolase yields the protein MFHKLTGNRQFDLQINRFAPGYDTDPEVKHDVDSIVPDLTSTENWTRAWEGLASVRELKGDYAIASGYYAAAAFYVSQVNDFQRKDKLVRHFREDFYKGWEGPDLDRREIPYEDTLLPAVRVNGNDSEKTLVVFGGFDSYLEELVKWTKPIQDAGYTVIMFDGPGQGNSLLRGTHLTPAWERPTGCVMDYFNVKHTAAMGISLGGLLVLRAAAFDKRIDQTISMDIFYRALDGITIRMSEPVATAFLKLVKRHDSKAIDRLVDEATKKDIDIAWKLQQGCLLTGTKTPHDMLYAFERFDFSGLGPLINQDVLLLAGEHDQYVPLSRLSQIENELVNAASIASRVYTAEENADEHCQVGNMPLAMNEIRNYLTKSEQ from the coding sequence ATGTTTCACAAACTAACGGGAAACCGGCAGTTCGATCTGCAAATCAACCGATTCGCACCAGGGTACGACACGGATCCGGAGGTCAAGCACGACGTCGATAGCATCGTTCCGGACCTGACGAGTACTGAAAACTGGACCCGAGCATGGGAGGGTTTGGCGAGCGTCCGAGAATTGAAGGGTGATTACGCGATAGCATCCGGCTACTATGCCGCTGCAGCATTCTATGTCTCCCAGGTCAACGACTTCCAGCGCAAAGACAAACTGGTACGTCATTTCCGCGAAGACTTTTACAAGGGATGGGAGGGCCCCGATCTCGACCGCCGCGAGATTCCTTATGAGGATACGCTTCTTCCGGCGGTACGCGTTAACGGGAATGATTCGGAAAAGACGCTGGTCGTCTTCGGCGGGTTCGACTCGTACCTTGAGGAACTGGTCAAATGGACCAAGCCCATTCAGGATGCGGGCTATACGGTCATTATGTTTGACGGCCCCGGACAGGGAAACTCGTTGCTGCGCGGCACGCACCTCACCCCAGCGTGGGAGAGGCCGACCGGATGTGTCATGGACTACTTCAACGTCAAGCACACTGCGGCCATGGGCATCTCGCTGGGCGGGCTACTCGTGCTGCGAGCTGCGGCCTTCGACAAGCGCATCGACCAAACCATTTCCATGGACATTTTCTACCGAGCCCTCGATGGCATCACGATACGCATGTCAGAACCAGTCGCAACGGCTTTCCTGAAACTGGTCAAACGACACGATTCCAAAGCGATTGACCGGCTTGTCGACGAGGCCACCAAAAAGGATATCGACATTGCATGGAAATTGCAGCAGGGTTGCCTGCTCACCGGCACCAAAACGCCTCATGACATGCTGTATGCCTTCGAGCGGTTCGACTTCTCCGGCTTGGGGCCGCTGATCAACCAAGACGTCCTGCTGCTCGCGGGAGAACACGACCAGTACGTGCCTTTGAGCCGCCTCAGCCAAATCGAAAACGAGCTGGTAAATGCAGCCTCGATAGCTTCACGCGTATATACGGCCGAAGAGAACGCCGATGAACATTGCCAAGTAGGCAACATGCCACTTGCCATGAATGAGATCAGAAACTATCTCACCAAGTCCGAGCAATGA